AGACACGCAGAACCAGATGACCACCCGTAGGGCGCCGCGCTGCAACTCGTGGCCCCGCAGGACGATGAGAAGGCCGATGCTGCGACCGACCTGAACGGCGACGTACGCGCCCGCGAAGACCAGGCCCTGCGCGCCGAACACCGCCGGTAGCGCGACAGCCATCACCAGACTGCCGACCAGAGTCGCGATGACCAGCAGTTGGATCGTCGGCCGCTGCGGGTCGAACCGGTCCGGGACCGTCGCCGTGCTGCACCAGACCCACCACACCGCCAGCAGCAGCACCAGCGTGTGGAAGGCGCCCCGCCAGGTGAGGTCCTGGCTGAGCACCCGCGAGAGCTGGGTGAGCACGTAGACGAACGCCAGGTCGAAGAAGAGCTCCAGGAAGGTGGCCCGTTGCGGATCTTCCGGCTTCCGCAGGAGCCTGCCCGCCCTGCTCGTCGTCATCGGCTCGCCCGCCCTGTGGCCTTCCGCTCGCGTTGAGGCATTCGTACCATTCGTACCACGCCGCAGTGCTGCTGAACCCGGTCTGCGGCCGCACCGGCCTCGCACGCTCGGCCTGTAGCTCAGGCCCTTCCTCGCGGTGCTATTCGACCGAGTTGAGGTGATGCGCGGTGTCGGCGAACGAACGGATGAGCTCCGTCTCGTGACCGGTGCGCCAGATCAGACCCCACCGGCCCGGCGGAGCATCGCGGATCGGCACATAGGCGATGTCTGGTCGCGCGTAGTAGCGGGCGGCCTGAGCGTGCACGGGCGAGACTGCCTCGCCCGTGCTGAGGATCGGGATCATCTCCTGAAAATTGGAGACGGACGGACCGATGCGGATCAGACGTCCGCTGGGCGTGCGGAGGGGGACCAGGATTTCCCGCCAGTAGTCGGGCCGGGCGCCACCCATCACCGTCTCGTCCGCCAGATCCTCGTAGGAGACGGAATCATGGCTGGCCAGGCGGTGGGTTGTCCCAACTGCCAGCACGATGGGTTCGGTGTAGATGACCGGGCCGACGGTGAGGTCCGGCTCCCGGACGGGGAGCCAGACGATCTGCATGTCGATCTCCCCGGCGCGCAGTTGCGCGAAGGGGTCACCGAAGTCGACATGTCGTAGCTGCACCTCGCACGTGGGGTGGTCGTGCGCGAACGCGTCGAACAACCGGCGGAAGTCGTGCAGATTGACGGCGATGGAGCCGATCCTGAGCACGCCGGTCTTGCCGCGGGCTGCGAGCCTGGCCCGATCCATGCCCTCGTACAGGCCCCGGTACATGGGCTCGATGTCGTCGAAGAGTTGTTGACCGATCGGTGTCAGTGTCACATTCCGGTTGTTGCGCTCGAACAGGGCGCCGCCGACCCGACGTTCCTGCTTCTTGATCGCCTGGCTGACCCGGGCCTGGGTCACGTGCAGCCGCTCAGCAGTGCGGGTGAAGTGCAGTTCCTCCGCCAGGACGAGAAAGATCTCGATGTCCCGAAGCTCCACGATTTTTTCCGATCCGTGCATTAGCGAAGGGTTATGGCACATTACCAGGCGTGATCTTGTTGCCCGGCACGTCGGCGCGCACGCTGATGGGCGTCGGAGCGAGAGACAGCAACCGGCGCCGCAAGCAAGGAGATGTCCGTGCGCAAGCTCGTGTACTACATCGCCGTCACCCTGGACGGCTTCATCGCCGCTCCCGACGGCGCTGACCCCACCGGCCCCGGCGGGTTCTGGCCCATCCCGGACGACTACCTGCACCACCTCGTCGCCGAGTATCCGGAGACCCTGCCCGGCCCGGCCCGGCAGGCGTTCGGCATCACCGACGAGGGCAGCCGGTTCGACACCGTCCTGGAAGGGCGCAACTCCTACGAGGTGGGTCTGCGGGCCGGCGTGACCGACGCCTACCCACACCTGCGCCACCTGGTGTTCTCGCGCACGCTGGGTCGGAGCCCGGACCCGGCCGTCGAGGTCATGTCCACGGACCCGATCGCCACGGTGCGTGAGCTCAAGCGGCACGACGGCAGGGACATCTGGGTGATCGGCGGCGGCACTCTGGCTGGTGCCCTCTACCCCGAGATCGATCAGCTGGTCGTCAAGCTCGCACCGTTGACCATCGGCGCCGGCATTCCGCTGTTCGGTCGCGACGCCGTCTTCGCCCCACGCACCTGGCGCCTGATCGACCACACAGTCCTGGACAGTGGCGCGCTCTTCCTGACCTACACCCGCACCACGAAAGAAAACGAGCCCACATGAACAGCAGCATTTCCCCCGACGGCGTCACGATCCGCCCCATCACCGGCGCGGACGAGATCGACCTGTTCAACCGCCTGCCGTACACGATCAACCACGAACTCGCCGACGACCTGGTCGCTCAGCGCCGCCGACCGGAGTGGATGTGGGTGGCCCTGGATGGCGACCGTGTGCTGGCCAGGGTCGCCTGGTGGGGCCGCGGCGGCGACAGCACTCCGCTGCTACTGGACATCCTCGACATCGAAGACGGCGCCGAGGACCTGACCGAGGTGGCGCAGGCACTGTACGAGACGGCCGCGAAGCAGGTCCTGCCGTCCGGCACCACCCCACCCGAGTACGGTCGCTTCCTCCCGGCGGACTGGCGCGAGGACCCGGACACGTACCGGGCGGTGCGACGGAGGATGGGCGTCCTCGAGAACACCGGCGCACACCTGACGGTCGAACGGCTGCGCCTGGAATGGCGTCCCGGAGCCGACGTGCCCGCGCCCGACCAGCGCCTGGCCTTCCGCCCGGCCCTCGACACCGACGAGTTGGTAGCGCTGATGACCCGCACCCTGGACGGGACCCTGGACGCGCACAGCCGTGCCGACCTGGCAGAAATGTCTCCGCACGAGGCCGCCGTCAAGCACTACGAGCAGGAGTTCGCCACGTTCTCCAGCCCTCGTCAGTGGTGGCGCATCGGCACCTTGGGCGAAAACGGCGAGCCGGTCGGGTTCGTCGTCCCGGCGCGCAACACCTACCACCCGGTGATCGCCTATCTCGGCGTCGTGCCGGAACACCGGGGCCACGGCTATGTCGATGGTCTCCTCGCTGAAGGCACCCGGATCCTGGCCGCCGAGGACGTCCCACGCATCCGCGCCGCCACCGACCTGGGCAACGTCCCCATGGCAAACGCCTTCGCCCGCGCTGGCTATGTCAACTTCGAACGTGCCATCAACATGGCCTGGCAGTGAGCCACGCGCGCCGGCCCGAAGTTCAGGTCACCGGGCACTCCCGCCCGGTCTGACCGTCGATCTGACGGCCGGTCGCGCTGGGCTCTCCGCGAGTGCCACCACCGCGGATAATCCTGCGCGACGACTTGGGCGTGGCCCTACGCTCCCCACCATGTTCTCTCCAGTACAGATCACCTCCGGTGGTCTAGAGATTCGCGAGTTCGGGCCGCAGGATGCGTTCCAGGTGGCGGCATTCGTGACGAGCAGGGATCTGACGGCGCTGCCGCCGGGCCCCCCTCAGTCCGTCGCCGAGGTGGACGGGTGGCTGGCCGAGACGGTGCGCCGGCGGCTGGACGGCGTGGGTGTGCTCCTGGCCATGGTGGCGAAGGTCAGCGGCGAGATCGTCGGCAGCATCGGGTTGCGTGACACCGACTGGAAGGCCGGACGCAGCGAAGTCGGCTACGGGGTGCTGGCCAGCCAGCGCGGTCGAGGTCATGCGACCGAGGCGGCCCGCGCGGTCGGCCGATGGGCGCTCACCGACGGCGGGATGCGGCGAATCCAGTTGCACGCCCGCGTTGACAACGTCGCTTCCCTGCGGGTCGCCGAGAAAGCCGGATACCAGCGGGAAGGCACCCTGCGGATGGCCGAATGGGATGGCGAAAAGGACCATGACCTGGCCGTCTTCTCGATGATCGCGGCAGATCTCGGGTTCGCCGAAGCCGGTCGCTGACCCGACGCTCCCGTCTCCGGTCGGGTGGAACGCTGCTGTACATCGCTCTCACCGGTGCGCCAGGTCGGCCCTCATCGGGTTGGCAGGGGACGTCATCGCGGCCTGTCATGTCGTACGGTGTGTGCGCCGTGGCTGTCGGTTGCTGGACGGCCGGCGGCGCGGGTTGGGCGCGCGATCAGGCAGGGCGTGTCCGGCGACGGGGGAGGATGACATGACCCAGATGCCGATGGGCGACTACGGCGCGGCGACCGAACGATTCGTGGCTTCCTGGACGGCGGGTGTCTCGGAACGGGCGGCACAGGCGCAGGCGCTCTCCGAACGAGTGGCGGACATGTCCGCCACCGCCGATGGTGCCGATGGTGCGGTCCGGGTCACGGTGGCCGCGTCCGGCGTGCTGACCGACCTGCGCCTCGATGACCGGGTGCTGCGGTGGCGGCCGGCTGAAATCGCCGCCGAGGTGCTGACCGTGATGCGGCGCGCACAGGGACGGCTTGCCGCCCAGGTGGCCGAGGCTGCGGCCGAGACTGTCGGGTCCGACTCCGAAACCGCCCGGGCGGTCGTCTCCAGCTACGAACGCCGCTTCCCGGAGCAGCCCGAGGACGACAGGGACGACTCGGGGCCCGAGGCGGGAGGGCGCAGTGACCGCCGCTAAGGGCTTCGAGGTCACCAGTTCTGCACTGGTGCAGCACGCCCGCTCGGTGGACCGGATCGCCGGGGAGATGGAGCACGCCCACGCCGCGGCGGAGCATGTGGTGATGGGCTCCGACGCGTACGGGAAACTGCCTGTCTGCCAGATGATCCCGCTGTTTTTGAATCTGCTGCAGGATCGGGCCGTGGCCGCGCTGGCCGCCGCCGAGGAGTCCCTGCGCAGCGCCGTGGGCGGGCTGGAGTCCAACGCCCGTGCCTACGACGAGGCCGACTGCGGCATCTCCGCCGGCTTCAGCGGAATGTACCGGTGAGCGCTGACGCCGCCATCCCGCTGGTCGCGGCACGAGAGGACACCACCGGCTGGTACACCGGCATCGGCGTGGCCGAGGGCATCGCCGGCCTGCGTACCGGCATCGAGTCGGGCTCCTGGGTGGACGCCACGATCGGCGGTGTCGGCGCGTCGATGGAGGCATTGGCATTCTGCACCGACCCCCTCGGGTCGCTCGTCTCGTGGGGCGTGGCGTGGCTGATCGAGCACGTGGAGCCTCTCTCCGACGCGCTCGACTGGTTGGCCGGTGACCCGGACCAGATCACCGCTTACGCGCAGACCTGGCACAACGTCGCCCGTCACGTCGGCACGCAGGCAACGGCCTTCGGCGCCGCGGTGGGCAGCGACCTCGCCGACTGGGCGGGTGCGGCGTCGGACGCCTATCGGGCGTACGCGTCGCGGCACGAGGGCAGCCTGAACGACATCGCGTCGGCCGCCGACCTGATCGGCATGCTGGTCGAGGGTGCTGGCCTGCTGGTGGCACTGGTCCGCGAGCTGGTCCGGGACCTGATCGCCGACTTCGTCTCGGTGCTCGCGGTCCGGCTCTGGGAATGGCTTGCCGAAGCCGGCCTCACCCTGGGCCTCGCCACCCCGTGGGTTGCCGCGCAGGTGTCCGCTCTGGTCGCGAAGTGGGTCGCGAAGGTGGCCAAGGTCCTCACCGCTCTCGCGTCCAGCGTCAACCGGCTCCGTCCAATCCTCTCCCGCCTCGGCGAAATCGTCGAAACGTTGGAGGCGGTGCTGAAGAGCCTGCGGCGTTCCCCGGGCGGGGGCTCCACATCCCCGGACCTGCCGACCACCGGCCCCAGGGTCGACGGGCCGTCGACGACGGGGGCCGGCAATGGGCCCGGCGGCGCGACGGCGGCACCGCCCTGGGCGGTGGACAGCCCGCCCGGTGGCGGACCGACTGGTGCTTCCCCGGGCGGGGCCTCCCCGGACGGGACCTCGCCGGGAGGGACGTCGCCGGGCGGAGCTTCCCCGGGCGGCGCTTCCCCGGGAGGGGCCTCCCCGGACGGGGCCTCCCCAGACGGGACCGACCCGGACGGCTCAGCTCCGGACGGGACCGACCCGGACGGGACCGACCCGGACGGCTCAGCTCCGGACGGGACCGACCCGGACCTCGACCCGGCAGACGGGCCGGTACGGCCGGCCGATCAGCCGGACCCTAAGACGTTCGCCAGCAACCCCGACGGTGCCGCTTGGGGAAAGGAAACCTGGGCGCAGGCGCACGCCGACCTGACCCCCGACCAGACCGACGCGCTCAGGTGGTACACCGGTGAGAAGCCTCCCGGGGCAGATCCGTGGCCGCCGGACTACAAGGACATCAACGGTGCGCTGCGTGGACACTCGCCGACCAGCCCGGAGCTGTCCGAGGTCATCACCCGGATCGACGAGTCGATGAACCTCCGACCGGTGCCGGAGAACGTGATGGTCACCCGGGAAACCGGCCTGAACGCCTTCAACTGCGATCCCGCCGACCTGGTCGGCAGCACCCAGCATGAGCCGGCGTACCTGTCGACGGCACTCGGCCCGGACCCCGACTTCGCCCCGCACAAGCCGGTCGTCCTGCACCTGGAAGTGCCCGCCGGCACCCCCGCCATGTACGTTGACGGCGTCTCCGACTTCCCCGCCGAACGGGAGTTGTTGCTCGGTCGGGGGCAGACGTACGTCATCGACTCCGCCGACTACGACGCCGCCGGCCGCCTGCACGTCCGTGGCCGCATCGTCCCCGGCCCGAGTAACTGAGAGGTGCCATGATCCGCGGCCCCATGTCGGAGGATCCGGAGTTCCAGACCGTCTCCATGCCCGACAACTACCCGGGCACCACGGCGTCGCCGGTGCGGATTCTGCCGGTGCAGCTCGGCGGACGGACCATCGGTTACCTGTGGGCAGCCGTGACCGACGATGCGGCCGGCTTCGTGGAACGCCCCGATGCCGGCCACGTTGGGCTCAACGCGCGCATCGGCTGGGTGCAGCGCATTCGCTGGGCGAAGGCCAACCAGGTGCCCCCGCTGCAGGTGCTGCGGCAATGGGCCGGCAAGCCGGAGCACGCGAAGGCCGGGTTTGTGCCGGACGTGGCGGCGCAGGAAGCGCCGAGCCTCGCGGCACTGCAGGCCTACGCCCAGCAGCCCGAGGCGCAGCAGCCGTAACGGGCACGGTCTACTCGGCCAACTCGACCACGAACGCGCCGCCCGTCGCGGATCTGCGGCGGGCGGCGCGGGTGGTGCGTGACGTCAGGAAATGACCACGTCGCTGTAGTAGTAGTGCAGAATCGCCTGGTAGGTCTTGCCCGCGTTCGCTTGGTCACGCGAGCCGTACTGCGACATCCAGTTTCCGTCCACCCAACCGCCGCACGCGGTGGTGGTCGCACAGTAGTGCGCCCGCAGGATGTTGCCGCTCCGGGTCATCCGGGTCGACCAGGTGCGGTCCACCGCGGCTGACGTCGAGGCCACCGCGGACGACGGCCGGTACACCTGGTCGTTGGTGTTGTCAGCGACGTCGTAGCACTGCCCGGAGGGCGTCTTCCGGGTCGAGTGCAGCGCCCAGTACCAGCCGTAGCTCTTGACGGCCATCGCGCCGGCGTCCAGCGAAGCGGCCGGCCAACTCGTCACCCATTCGTTCGGGAGGACGTTCTTGACGTAGGTCTTGAAGTCAACCCGGTCGACTCGCCCGAGACTGACCCGGTAGACGAGGATGGTGGTCGGCAGCTTGCTGTTGGTGCCGTCGGTGCTGCAGCCCGTCACCCCGCCCGTCAGCAGCTCGTGCGATGCGTTGTTGTTCTTCAGCGTGGCGTTGAGGTTGCCCTTCGCCCCGGCAGCGAAGTCCTGGCTCGCACCGGCGAAGTTGCTGTTGAAGTAGACCCGCACCGTCTTGGAGGTGCGGTTCCACACCGACGCGGCGTTGTTCTTCACGCAGACGCCCTTGCCGCTGCCCGCGCCCTTGAACTCGTAGCACGACGGCTGGGTCGTGCCGTAGTCGTCCTGGGAGTCGGTGAAGTCGGAGACCGAGCCGGCCTGGTTGCTGTTGTAGTAGTAGCAGAACTCGCCGCTGTCGCAGACCCCGTCCCGGGCCGCCGCCTGCGCTGGCGAGGCGACGGTCAGGATGGAGGTGGTCATGGCGAGGACGGTGCCGACGACGGCGAGGCCCTTGCGAAGATTCATGGCGTCCTACTTCTCGTTGTAGCCCTGGGAGTTCCAGAACGCGGTCGGGTCGGCGTTGTCCAAGGTGGAGTCGCCGACGCTGACGGCCGCATGGGTCTGCCGGCCGGCCCGGACCTCGACGTGGG
The nucleotide sequence above comes from Micromonospora luteifusca. Encoded proteins:
- a CDS encoding LysR family transcriptional regulator, which codes for MHGSEKIVELRDIEIFLVLAEELHFTRTAERLHVTQARVSQAIKKQERRVGGALFERNNRNVTLTPIGQQLFDDIEPMYRGLYEGMDRARLAARGKTGVLRIGSIAVNLHDFRRLFDAFAHDHPTCEVQLRHVDFGDPFAQLRAGEIDMQIVWLPVREPDLTVGPVIYTEPIVLAVGTTHRLASHDSVSYEDLADETVMGGARPDYWREILVPLRTPSGRLIRIGPSVSNFQEMIPILSTGEAVSPVHAQAARYYARPDIAYVPIRDAPPGRWGLIWRTGHETELIRSFADTAHHLNSVE
- a CDS encoding peptidase inhibitor family I36 protein; translated protein: MNLRKGLAVVGTVLAMTTSILTVASPAQAAARDGVCDSGEFCYYYNSNQAGSVSDFTDSQDDYGTTQPSCYEFKGAGSGKGVCVKNNAASVWNRTSKTVRVYFNSNFAGASQDFAAGAKGNLNATLKNNNASHELLTGGVTGCSTDGTNSKLPTTILVYRVSLGRVDRVDFKTYVKNVLPNEWVTSWPAASLDAGAMAVKSYGWYWALHSTRKTPSGQCYDVADNTNDQVYRPSSAVASTSAAVDRTWSTRMTRSGNILRAHYCATTTACGGWVDGNWMSQYGSRDQANAGKTYQAILHYYYSDVVIS
- a CDS encoding ADP-ribosyltransferase is translated as MSADAAIPLVAAREDTTGWYTGIGVAEGIAGLRTGIESGSWVDATIGGVGASMEALAFCTDPLGSLVSWGVAWLIEHVEPLSDALDWLAGDPDQITAYAQTWHNVARHVGTQATAFGAAVGSDLADWAGAASDAYRAYASRHEGSLNDIASAADLIGMLVEGAGLLVALVRELVRDLIADFVSVLAVRLWEWLAEAGLTLGLATPWVAAQVSALVAKWVAKVAKVLTALASSVNRLRPILSRLGEIVETLEAVLKSLRRSPGGGSTSPDLPTTGPRVDGPSTTGAGNGPGGATAAPPWAVDSPPGGGPTGASPGGASPDGTSPGGTSPGGASPGGASPGGASPDGASPDGTDPDGSAPDGTDPDGTDPDGSAPDGTDPDLDPADGPVRPADQPDPKTFASNPDGAAWGKETWAQAHADLTPDQTDALRWYTGEKPPGADPWPPDYKDINGALRGHSPTSPELSEVITRIDESMNLRPVPENVMVTRETGLNAFNCDPADLVGSTQHEPAYLSTALGPDPDFAPHKPVVLHLEVPAGTPAMYVDGVSDFPAERELLLGRGQTYVIDSADYDAAGRLHVRGRIVPGPSN
- a CDS encoding YbaB/EbfC family nucleoid-associated protein — its product is MTQMPMGDYGAATERFVASWTAGVSERAAQAQALSERVADMSATADGADGAVRVTVAASGVLTDLRLDDRVLRWRPAEIAAEVLTVMRRAQGRLAAQVAEAAAETVGSDSETARAVVSSYERRFPEQPEDDRDDSGPEAGGRSDRR
- a CDS encoding dihydrofolate reductase family protein; translated protein: MRKLVYYIAVTLDGFIAAPDGADPTGPGGFWPIPDDYLHHLVAEYPETLPGPARQAFGITDEGSRFDTVLEGRNSYEVGLRAGVTDAYPHLRHLVFSRTLGRSPDPAVEVMSTDPIATVRELKRHDGRDIWVIGGGTLAGALYPEIDQLVVKLAPLTIGAGIPLFGRDAVFAPRTWRLIDHTVLDSGALFLTYTRTTKENEPT
- a CDS encoding GNAT family N-acetyltransferase, with the protein product MFSPVQITSGGLEIREFGPQDAFQVAAFVTSRDLTALPPGPPQSVAEVDGWLAETVRRRLDGVGVLLAMVAKVSGEIVGSIGLRDTDWKAGRSEVGYGVLASQRGRGHATEAARAVGRWALTDGGMRRIQLHARVDNVASLRVAEKAGYQREGTLRMAEWDGEKDHDLAVFSMIAADLGFAEAGR
- a CDS encoding GNAT family N-acetyltransferase yields the protein MNSSISPDGVTIRPITGADEIDLFNRLPYTINHELADDLVAQRRRPEWMWVALDGDRVLARVAWWGRGGDSTPLLLDILDIEDGAEDLTEVAQALYETAAKQVLPSGTTPPEYGRFLPADWREDPDTYRAVRRRMGVLENTGAHLTVERLRLEWRPGADVPAPDQRLAFRPALDTDELVALMTRTLDGTLDAHSRADLAEMSPHEAAVKHYEQEFATFSSPRQWWRIGTLGENGEPVGFVVPARNTYHPVIAYLGVVPEHRGHGYVDGLLAEGTRILAAEDVPRIRAATDLGNVPMANAFARAGYVNFERAINMAWQ